Sequence from the Methanobrevibacter arboriphilus genome:
GATGGAGTTTCAATGGTTCCTACATTGCAGGATGGAGAGAATGTTATAATTCAAAAAACAAAAAATCCTAAAGTTGGAGATATTATTGTTGTTAAAGATCCTGAAGAAACTCTTCTTATAAAACGTTTAGGAAATATTAGTGGGGATAGAATCTTTTTATCAAGTGATAATAATGATACTGTCACTGCCATTGTAAATGGGTCTTATGTGGAAATGATAGCTCTTGAAAAATGGACTAATGCTTCTAATGTTGTGGGAGTAGCTAGAATATTCAATGTTTAGTTTTAATATTGCTTTTTATCTTATTTTAAGTTTTAATACTTATTAAACTTCAATAGAATAAATACTTTCTATATTATCTTTATGTATTTTAAAAGCATCTTTTTCTGTGAATATTTCTTTATTTATAAAATCAAGAGTTCTTTTTGGAACGGTTTTTGGACCTAGTACTGCTCCAGGACGAGTTAGATCATCAAGATAATCAGTTTCCATTAAAAAATTGTTTCCTTTGGATATAGCTATTTTAATATTATCTTTTCCTGACATAACCGAAGGTGTAAGACCAAAATTTTCATCTTTTTTTATATAAGGTCCTGAAAAATGTTTTATTAATTTTTTCTTATTGAAATTGATTTCATCTGCAAATGATGCAAACTCTTTAAATTCTTTTTCACTAGCTGATTCTGTATGTAATTGTACAGGACAATCAATATCTTTAGCTAATTCTAATCCATATTTAAGAACTTTATTTTGATATTCCATTTCTTCTTCTGATACTTCATAATGAGGTCTGCCTATCTCACCAATTCCAACAGCTTTTTTTTCTAAAATTAATTTTTTTCCATATTCTAATGCTTTCTTAACCATTTCAAAACTATCTTCTAAAGATTTTCCACTTTCAACAAGCCTTGAAATTTCAGCAGGATGAACACCAACGATGGGGAATGCTTTAACTTCTGTATTTTCACTAATGTCTTTTGCATAGCTAATAACTAAATCCATAGATTTTTTAAACTTAAATGGCTCTCCAAAAGTCCATGAAGGTTTGTTAGGTATTATCATAACTCTTCCACCCACATTATAAAATTGTTTAGCTACTTTTACAGGACCAATGCCATTAATAGGATCTACATGGATATGATTGTCGGTTATTGGAATTTCTAATGGATTAGCTTTCATATTATCTACCTATTACTTATTTATTATTTATATATTATCTACCTATTATTTACTTATCATTTATATATTATCTGCATATTATTTATTGTTTATCTATTATCGTTCTATTAATGTTTTCAAGGATTATGATATCTTAAATTTCAAAAATTTTAATTTTAGATTATTTTTAATAGTAATTATATTAATAAATATAGTTATATTTAATAATTTATACTAATTTATAACAACATAATAACATTTAAAATTACTACTTCGTAGTATTATTAATAGTAAAACTTATAATATAGTTATTAAATATATTTTTGTTAAGTTTTAGTTATTTAAAACTATATAAAATTATTTGTGAATCATATTTGATTTAATCTAAAAAACTATCTTTTTAGACGGGATTCATATTTTTTTATCAGGGGGAGATTTTATGAATTTTTTTAGATATTATTTTGATAAAGCATTTAACAGAAAAATCATTGCAATTGATAAGCCCATCTTTAAAAATAATGGCTTTTTTTATAATATTTCCACAACTCATGATTTAGATAAATATTTTCTTAAAAAAGATAGCTTTATTGATCATATAAATGTGAAAGATGATTTATCTTCAGTTCCTGAAGGAATATCAATAATACCTATTTTATCCAATGTTTTACCTGTTAGTTGGATTATGGATGCTACAATAGTCATAGATGAGTTAGACAAAACTTTTTTTGAATCAATTAAAACAATTAAAGAAAATTTTTCTTTAATGTTTCCTAAAATTGAATTTAAAGGTAGGTTAATTGTTAAAAAAATTGTTGATTATGATAGAATTTTCATGGAAGATAAATATATGTCATTTTTCAGTGGAGGAGTTGATTCAACATTCACTGTTATTAATAATATTGATAAAAAACCAGTTTTAACTAGTATTTGGGGTTCTGATATGCCTATTGATGAAACTGAAGGTTGGAAAAATTTATCAGACATAATTAATCAATTTTCCAAGGAATTTGATTTAGAAAAGGTTTTTATTAAATCTGATTTTAAGGAATTGTTGAATATTAAAAAACTTAATGGGGAAATTATAGCTATTAATGACAATTGGTGGCATGGTCTTCAGCATGGAATAAGTATAATAAGTCATGGTGTTATTTATGCTTATAAAAATCAAATAGGAAATATATTAATAGCTTCATCACATTCTACAAGGGATTTAGAAGAGAGAGGTGTAGAAGTTATTCCTTGTGGATCTTCACCAATAATTGATAATTATTTTAAATTTTCTAATTGTAAAGTTATCCATGATGGATTTGATTTTACAAGACAAGAAAAAATTGGAAAAATACTAGACTATGTAAATGAAAATGATAAGAATGTTTATATAAAAGTTTGTTGGGAAAGCATTTCAGGAAAAAATTGTAGTAAGTGTGTTAAATGCTGTAAATCTATGTTAGGGGTTCTTGCTGAGAAACAAGATCCAAATTTATTTGGATTTGAGTTTGATGAAAGTATATTAGATGAGATTTATG
This genomic interval carries:
- a CDS encoding S24/S26 family peptidase; amino-acid sequence: MISSPFGKDLGSMNADLENYTYYQMNNIDSNASTLRAGITEIAENYGFKDIEININSQFGENQMPMQVTVDGVSMVPTLQDGENVIIQKTKNPKVGDIIVVKDPEETLLIKRLGNISGDRIFLSSDNNDTVTAIVNGSYVEMIALEKWTNASNVVGVARIFNV
- a CDS encoding TatD family hydrolase; amino-acid sequence: MKANPLEIPITDNHIHVDPINGIGPVKVAKQFYNVGGRVMIIPNKPSWTFGEPFKFKKSMDLVISYAKDISENTEVKAFPIVGVHPAEISRLVESGKSLEDSFEMVKKALEYGKKLILEKKAVGIGEIGRPHYEVSEEEMEYQNKVLKYGLELAKDIDCPVQLHTESASEKEFKEFASFADEINFNKKKLIKHFSGPYIKKDENFGLTPSVMSGKDNIKIAISKGNNFLMETDYLDDLTRPGAVLGPKTVPKRTLDFINKEIFTEKDAFKIHKDNIESIYSIEV